In the genome of Neisseria animaloris, one region contains:
- a CDS encoding mechanosensitive ion channel family protein, producing the protein MNSIEKFSNSIYQSLDRYQAMTASIQSMVEAFWLRVPYLIVALAVFILFWFASKLFKYLAVKLLSRRLSNRMNLLLVLKRIGSALIVFAGFLAAMMIAIPDFTPAQLISALGIGSVAIGFAFKDIFQNLLSGILLLLSEPFKIGDRISSGGFEGTVESIEIRATTLRTYDDRRIVIPNSQLFTSPVTVNTSSGRYRQSTTFTLPAGLNAEAVKQQIIRTVEQQCGDNVSDPEIAVTAVSDSSTTLELRWWVRGIADNNRVLDEVLSHIQPLLKQQV; encoded by the coding sequence ATGAACAGCATAGAAAAATTCAGCAACAGCATTTATCAAAGTCTTGACCGTTACCAAGCCATGACTGCGAGCATCCAGAGCATGGTGGAAGCCTTCTGGTTACGGGTGCCTTATCTGATTGTGGCTTTGGCGGTATTCATACTGTTTTGGTTTGCATCCAAGCTGTTTAAGTATTTGGCGGTCAAACTGCTTTCCCGCCGGTTGAGCAACCGTATGAATTTACTGCTGGTGTTGAAGCGCATCGGCAGTGCGCTGATTGTTTTTGCCGGCTTTCTCGCTGCCATGATGATTGCCATTCCCGATTTCACACCGGCGCAGTTGATCAGTGCGCTCGGCATCGGCTCGGTGGCCATCGGTTTTGCTTTCAAAGATATTTTTCAAAACCTGCTTTCCGGCATTTTATTGCTGTTGAGCGAGCCGTTTAAAATCGGCGACCGCATTTCGTCCGGCGGCTTTGAGGGCACGGTGGAAAGCATTGAAATACGGGCGACCACGCTGCGCACTTATGACGACCGGCGCATCGTGATACCCAATTCCCAATTGTTTACCTCCCCCGTTACCGTCAACACCAGCAGCGGCCGCTACCGCCAAAGCACCACGTTTACACTGCCTGCCGGTTTGAATGCGGAGGCCGTCAAACAGCAGATTATCCGTACGGTCGAACAACAGTGCGGCGACAATGTTTCCGACCCCGAAATCGCCGTTACCGCCGTTTCCGACAGCTCGACCACGTTGGAACTGCGCTGGTGGGTGCGGGGGATTGCCGACAACAACCGCGTTCTCGACGAAGTGCTGTCGCATATCCAACCCTTATTGAAACAGCAGGTTTAG
- the hemG gene encoding menaquinone-dependent protoporphyrinogen IX dehydrogenase gives MMSATLIVYSTVDGHTLAICRHIAEILEKHGEETVLVEIGGAIEMDCRRFNKIVVGASIRYGSHRPVLYRFINRHRADLERAASAFFSVGAVARKPGKDTPEGNPYFAKFVRKGGWVPPLAAVFAGKIDYPKYSLLEKWIIRMIMHITHGPTDISGTFEFTDWAAVECFAEQIAAAEPTQI, from the coding sequence ATGATGTCAGCTACTTTGATTGTTTATTCGACTGTCGACGGCCATACGTTGGCAATCTGTCGGCACATTGCCGAAATATTGGAAAAGCACGGCGAGGAGACGGTATTGGTGGAAATCGGCGGGGCAATAGAAATGGATTGCCGTCGTTTTAACAAGATAGTCGTCGGAGCGAGTATCCGCTACGGCAGCCACCGGCCTGTTTTATATCGGTTTATAAACCGCCACCGCGCCGATTTAGAACGGGCGGCTTCGGCGTTCTTTTCCGTGGGTGCGGTAGCGCGTAAACCCGGCAAGGATACGCCTGAAGGCAATCCGTATTTTGCCAAGTTTGTGCGTAAGGGCGGCTGGGTTCCGCCATTGGCTGCGGTGTTTGCGGGTAAAATCGACTATCCGAAATATTCGCTGCTTGAAAAGTGGATTATCCGCATGATCATGCATATTACTCACGGCCCTACGGATATTTCCGGTACGTTTGAGTTTACCGATTGGGCGGCGGTAGAATGTTTTGCCGAACAGATAGCGGCAGCGGAGCCGACGCAGATATAA
- a CDS encoding Kazal-type serine protease inhibitor family protein — protein MKAAFSALLCILCLAAAGSVAAESRPRSPLLKQPKSELDFPLQDNRCKQRICTMQYEPVCATIEVGGRTYRQTFSNSCMVCSSRGIITKIRKGACGNHYTVM, from the coding sequence ATGAAAGCCGCATTTTCCGCGTTATTGTGCATACTGTGCCTGGCTGCCGCCGGCAGCGTTGCCGCCGAATCCCGCCCCCGTTCACCGCTGTTGAAACAACCCAAATCCGAGCTGGATTTTCCGCTTCAAGACAACCGTTGCAAACAGCGGATTTGCACGATGCAATACGAACCCGTTTGCGCCACGATCGAAGTCGGCGGCCGTACTTACCGGCAAACTTTCAGCAACAGTTGTATGGTTTGTTCGAGTCGGGGGATTATTACCAAAATCCGCAAAGGGGCTTGCGGCAACCACTATACGGTGATGTGA
- a CDS encoding tyrosine-type recombinase/integrase produces the protein MQLFQLTGYQEQYLQTLQQQGKSQHTVDAYRRDLAQLFRLLSENTGEELPHRRHFVAALKKLSQQNLHERSMARKLSVWRQYCGWLVQNGLLEADPTHNLKAPKPPERLPKAIEQETLNNLLDNDSDNEALRLRDHAIFELMYGSGLRLSEVHGLNLNDILLDEGWVSVLGKGNKQRRVPLSGKSIEAVCAYLPHRAASREETALFTNRLGKRLGCRQIQNRLREWALRQGSPQHISPHMLRHSYASHLLQSAKNIRAVQELLGHSNLSTTQIYTKLDFDHLAAVYDDAHPRAKRKKEK, from the coding sequence ATGCAGCTTTTCCAATTAACCGGTTATCAAGAGCAATATCTGCAAACCCTGCAACAGCAGGGCAAATCGCAGCACACGGTTGATGCCTACCGGCGCGATTTGGCGCAACTGTTCCGCCTGCTGTCCGAAAACACCGGTGAAGAGCTGCCGCACCGCCGTCATTTTGTCGCCGCCCTGAAAAAACTTTCACAGCAAAACCTGCACGAGCGCAGCATGGCACGGAAACTTTCGGTATGGCGGCAATATTGCGGCTGGTTGGTGCAGAACGGCCTACTCGAAGCCGACCCGACCCACAACCTCAAAGCCCCCAAGCCGCCCGAACGCCTGCCCAAAGCCATCGAACAGGAAACACTCAACAACCTGCTCGACAACGACTCCGACAACGAAGCCCTGCGCCTGCGCGATCATGCTATTTTCGAGCTGATGTACGGCAGCGGCCTGCGCCTGAGCGAAGTCCACGGCTTAAACCTGAATGATATTCTGCTCGACGAAGGCTGGGTGAGCGTGCTCGGTAAAGGCAACAAACAACGCCGCGTGCCGTTAAGCGGCAAAAGCATCGAAGCCGTCTGCGCCTACCTCCCCCACCGCGCCGCAAGCAGAGAGGAAACCGCGCTGTTCACCAACCGCCTCGGCAAGCGGCTCGGCTGCCGCCAAATCCAAAACCGCCTGCGCGAATGGGCGTTGCGGCAAGGCAGCCCGCAGCACATTTCGCCGCACATGCTGCGCCACAGCTACGCCAGCCATCTGCTGCAATCCGCCAAAAACATCCGCGCCGTGCAGGAACTCTTAGGGCACAGCAATTTATCGACCACCCAGATTTACACCAAACTCGATTTCGACCATCTCGCCGCCGTGTATGACGATGCCCACCCGCGGGCAAAGAGAAAGAAAGAGAAATAA
- a CDS encoding carboxymuconolactone decarboxylase family protein, protein MARLTVHSVASAPEAAKGRVETALKNNGFLPNLIGVLANAPAALAMYQEVGALNATTSLTAGEREVVQITAAVLNECGFCKAGHTALSTKKNLLDPQAIEALRNTQALEDPKFNRLALFTQAVMTNKGNVGDTELQAFFDVGYNEQQALEVVLGVALATLCNYANNLARTEINEQLQPFA, encoded by the coding sequence ATGGCCCGTTTAACTGTACATAGTGTGGCATCCGCGCCTGAGGCGGCAAAAGGTCGTGTGGAAACGGCTCTGAAAAACAACGGCTTTTTGCCGAATCTGATTGGCGTATTGGCCAATGCGCCGGCGGCCTTGGCGATGTATCAGGAAGTGGGTGCGCTGAATGCCACCACCAGCCTGACTGCGGGCGAGCGTGAGGTGGTGCAGATTACGGCGGCGGTGTTGAATGAGTGCGGTTTCTGCAAAGCGGGGCATACTGCTTTGAGTACGAAAAAGAATTTGCTTGACCCGCAGGCGATTGAGGCTTTGCGCAACACGCAGGCTTTAGAGGACCCTAAATTCAACCGCTTGGCTTTGTTTACCCAAGCGGTGATGACGAATAAAGGCAATGTGGGTGATACCGAGTTGCAGGCATTTTTTGATGTGGGGTATAACGAGCAACAGGCTTTGGAAGTGGTGCTGGGCGTGGCGTTGGCCACTTTGTGCAATTATGCGAATAATCTGGCGCGCACGGAAATCAACGAGCAATTACAGCCTTTTGCTTGA
- a CDS encoding DASS family sodium-coupled anion symporter, which yields MDSKLGFKPIPAAIAVGLALLIWFVIPVPEGVTPQAWHLLAMFVGVIAAIIGKAMPIGALSMVAVMLVAVTGVTAEKPVDAIKDALSSFASPLIWLIGVSIMISRGILKTGLGARIGYLFISLFGKKTLGIGYSLALSELLLAPVTPSNTARGGGIIHPVMKAIASSYDSDPEKGTQGRIGKYLALVNYHSNPITSAMFITATAPNPLVVDIIAKATHSDIHLSWGTWALAMLLPGLAAMFLMPLVLYFIYPPEIKETPNAAQFAKERLNELGAMNRGEKIMLGIFALLLILWAGVPAMLFGSGWKVDATTTAFIGLSLLLLSGVLSWDDILKEKSAWDTVTWFAALVMMATFLNKLGLIAWFSGVLENSIEHLGLGWVGASALLLLAYMYAHYMFASTTAHITAMLGAFYAAGIALGAPPMLFALLMAAASSIMMTLTHYATGTSPVIFGSGYTTLGEWWKAGFVMSVVNLLVFVVIGGIWWKVLGYW from the coding sequence ATGGATAGCAAACTCGGCTTTAAACCAATACCCGCTGCCATTGCAGTAGGGTTGGCCTTATTGATTTGGTTCGTTATTCCCGTGCCCGAAGGTGTAACACCCCAAGCATGGCATCTGCTGGCGATGTTTGTCGGCGTGATTGCGGCGATTATCGGCAAAGCCATGCCGATCGGCGCACTTTCGATGGTGGCGGTTATGTTGGTGGCCGTTACCGGCGTAACCGCCGAAAAGCCCGTCGACGCCATTAAAGATGCCTTGAGCAGTTTCGCTAGCCCGTTGATTTGGCTGATTGGCGTATCCATTATGATTTCGCGCGGTATTCTGAAAACCGGTTTGGGCGCGCGCATCGGTTATCTGTTTATTTCCCTGTTCGGCAAAAAAACCTTGGGCATCGGTTACAGCCTGGCCTTGTCGGAGCTGCTGCTCGCCCCCGTTACGCCGAGCAACACCGCACGCGGCGGCGGCATCATTCACCCCGTGATGAAAGCGATTGCCTCCAGCTACGATTCCGACCCCGAAAAAGGCACGCAAGGCCGCATCGGTAAATATCTGGCGCTGGTGAACTATCACAGCAATCCGATTACTTCGGCCATGTTCATCACGGCCACCGCGCCCAACCCGCTGGTAGTCGACATTATCGCCAAAGCCACCCATTCCGACATTCATCTGAGCTGGGGCACTTGGGCGTTGGCCATGTTGCTGCCCGGTTTGGCGGCGATGTTTTTAATGCCGCTGGTGCTCTATTTCATCTATCCGCCCGAAATCAAAGAAACGCCGAATGCCGCACAGTTTGCCAAAGAAAGGCTGAACGAATTGGGAGCGATGAACCGCGGTGAAAAAATCATGCTGGGCATTTTCGCGCTGCTGCTGATCTTGTGGGCGGGCGTGCCTGCCATGCTGTTCGGCAGCGGTTGGAAAGTCGATGCCACTACCACCGCCTTTATCGGCCTTTCGCTGCTGCTGCTTTCCGGCGTGCTGTCTTGGGACGACATTCTCAAAGAAAAAAGCGCGTGGGACACCGTAACCTGGTTTGCCGCGCTCGTGATGATGGCCACTTTCTTGAACAAACTCGGCCTGATTGCATGGTTTTCCGGCGTATTGGAAAACAGCATCGAACACCTCGGTTTGGGCTGGGTAGGGGCATCGGCACTGTTATTGCTGGCCTATATGTACGCGCACTATATGTTTGCCAGCACCACCGCCCACATCACCGCCATGCTCGGCGCTTTCTACGCCGCCGGTATCGCCTTGGGCGCACCGCCCATGCTGTTCGCCCTGCTGATGGCGGCCGCCTCCAGCATCATGATGACGCTTACCCACTACGCCACCGGCACGTCGCCCGTGATTTTCGGCTCGGGCTATACCACGCTCGGCGAGTGGTGGAAAGCCGGCTTCGTGATGAGCGTCGTCAACCTGCTGGTGTTTGTGGTTATCGGCGGTATATGGTGGAAAGTTTTGGGTTATTGGTAA
- a CDS encoding protein disulfide oxidoreductase, with the protein MRKKAKYWFKQILQTAVILLLVSLAVDWWRKPEQPAGFTDEQVHTLSGRQFTLTELSRNRTVVVYFWGSWCGVCKYTSPVIDRLHRAGVPVLGVAMQSGSPEQVQKYMRSQGLDFETVNDPKGQTAREWQVAVTPTVVVMKNGKTVHNTTGLSSYWGLRSRVWLADRLY; encoded by the coding sequence ATGCGGAAAAAAGCAAAATATTGGTTCAAACAAATTCTTCAAACCGCCGTTATTTTGTTGTTGGTCTCACTGGCGGTCGACTGGTGGCGCAAACCCGAACAGCCTGCCGGTTTTACCGACGAACAGGTGCACACGCTTTCCGGCCGGCAGTTCACTTTAACCGAACTGAGCCGCAACCGCACCGTGGTGGTTTATTTTTGGGGGAGCTGGTGCGGTGTCTGCAAATACACCTCCCCCGTTATCGACCGCCTGCATCGGGCGGGCGTGCCGGTATTGGGGGTAGCCATGCAGTCCGGCTCTCCCGAACAGGTGCAAAAGTATATGAGGAGCCAGGGATTGGACTTTGAAACGGTGAACGACCCGAAAGGGCAAACGGCTCGGGAATGGCAGGTGGCCGTTACACCGACGGTAGTTGTGATGAAAAACGGCAAAACGGTGCATAACACCACGGGATTAAGCAGTTATTGGGGTTTGCGCAGCCGTGTCTGGTTGGCCGATCGGCTGTATTGA
- a CDS encoding acetamidase/formamidase family protein codes for MMPIVPSNQVVFAISPEHPPVLRVADGSRVRFETCDCFADQIRSADDTLNSLDWNRINPATGSVFIEGEKPGDTLRVHICSIELGR; via the coding sequence ATGATGCCGATTGTTCCGTCAAATCAAGTGGTTTTTGCCATATCGCCCGAGCATCCGCCTGTGCTGCGGGTGGCGGATGGCAGTCGCGTGCGGTTTGAAACCTGCGATTGTTTTGCCGACCAAATCCGAAGTGCCGACGATACGTTAAACAGTTTAGATTGGAACCGCATCAATCCGGCTACCGGCTCGGTGTTTATCGAAGGGGAGAAGCCGGGTGATACTTTGCGGGTACATATCTGCAGTATCGAGTTGGGCAGGTAG
- the adhP gene encoding alcohol dehydrogenase AdhP encodes MKMKAAVVTPDSNGNVDIIEREIRPLENGEALVEVEYCGVCHTDLHVAAGDFGKKPGRVLGHEGIGIVKETAAGVTKLKPGDRVSIAWLFKSCGSCEYCVTGRETLCRSVVNAGYTADGAMATYCIVDADYAVKVPDGLDPAQASSITCAGVTTYKAIKVSGIQPGQWIAMYGAGGLGNLAVQYAKKVFGAHVIAIDINDNKLALAKEVGADLTVNPVKEDAAKFIQEKTGGAHAAVVTAVSRAAFNSAVDAVRAGGRVVAVGLPSETMDLSIPRIVLDGIEVVGSLVGTRKDLEEAFQFGAEGIVVPVVQTRTLDETNDIFQEMRDGKIQGRMVIDMKKSCGCH; translated from the coding sequence ATGAAAATGAAAGCAGCAGTTGTTACACCCGACAGCAACGGCAATGTAGACATTATCGAACGCGAAATCCGCCCGCTTGAAAACGGCGAAGCCTTGGTAGAAGTGGAATATTGCGGCGTGTGCCATACCGATTTGCATGTTGCTGCCGGCGATTTCGGCAAAAAACCCGGCCGCGTCCTCGGTCATGAAGGCATCGGTATCGTGAAAGAAACCGCTGCGGGCGTAACCAAACTCAAACCCGGCGACCGTGTGAGCATCGCATGGCTGTTTAAAAGTTGCGGTTCGTGCGAATACTGCGTTACCGGCCGCGAAACCCTTTGCCGCTCGGTAGTGAATGCCGGCTACACCGCTGACGGCGCAATGGCAACCTACTGTATTGTCGATGCCGACTACGCCGTCAAAGTGCCCGACGGATTAGACCCCGCCCAAGCCAGCAGCATTACCTGTGCGGGCGTAACCACTTATAAAGCGATTAAAGTTTCCGGCATCCAACCCGGCCAATGGATTGCCATGTACGGTGCCGGCGGCTTGGGCAACCTTGCCGTGCAATACGCGAAAAAAGTATTCGGCGCCCATGTGATCGCCATCGACATCAACGACAACAAACTGGCTTTGGCAAAAGAAGTCGGAGCCGATTTAACCGTCAACCCCGTCAAAGAAGACGCGGCCAAATTTATTCAGGAAAAAACCGGCGGAGCGCATGCCGCCGTGGTTACTGCCGTATCCCGTGCCGCTTTCAATTCGGCGGTTGATGCCGTGCGCGCGGGCGGCCGCGTGGTGGCGGTCGGGCTGCCGTCTGAAACAATGGATTTGTCGATTCCCCGCATCGTGCTCGACGGCATCGAAGTGGTCGGTTCGCTGGTCGGCACCCGCAAAGATTTGGAAGAAGCCTTCCAATTCGGCGCGGAAGGCATCGTAGTGCCGGTGGTGCAAACGCGAACCCTCGACGAAACCAACGATATTTTCCAAGAAATGCGCGACGGCAAAATCCAAGGGCGTATGGTTATCGATATGAAAAAAAGCTGCGGCTGCCATTAA
- a CDS encoding alpha-ketoglutarate-dependent dioxygenase AlkB family protein produces MTTDLFSLLPQQENNLLPYDGIVNDYGIVFPAETADRYFAVLMRETPWRHDEAVLYGKHITTARQTAWYGDEPFAYTYSGITRRALPWTATLAAVKQVVESRLARYNPTLFNSCLLNLYSDGLEGMSWHSDDEPELGRQPVIVSVSFGVPRKFAFKHKRTKEKKEMMLQHGQLIVMRGDTQNHWLHAVMKSTRISGPRISLTFRTIVG; encoded by the coding sequence ATGACCACCGACCTATTCTCCCTCCTGCCGCAGCAGGAAAACAACCTTTTGCCTTACGACGGCATCGTAAACGATTACGGCATAGTGTTCCCTGCCGAAACCGCCGACCGTTATTTTGCCGTATTGATGCGCGAAACCCCGTGGCGGCATGACGAAGCTGTGCTTTACGGCAAACACATTACCACCGCCCGGCAAACGGCATGGTATGGCGACGAGCCGTTCGCCTACACCTACTCGGGCATCACGCGCCGCGCTTTGCCGTGGACGGCGACTTTGGCAGCCGTCAAACAAGTCGTGGAAAGCCGTCTCGCCCGCTATAACCCGACGCTGTTCAATTCATGTTTGCTCAATCTTTATTCAGACGGCCTCGAAGGAATGTCGTGGCACAGCGACGACGAGCCGGAGCTGGGCAGACAGCCGGTGATTGTATCGGTGAGTTTCGGAGTACCGCGCAAGTTTGCGTTCAAACACAAGCGCACCAAAGAAAAAAAGGAAATGATGCTGCAACACGGGCAGTTGATTGTGATGCGCGGCGACACCCAAAACCATTGGCTGCATGCGGTTATGAAAAGCACGCGCATCAGCGGGCCGCGCATCAGCTTAACGTTTAGGACGATTGTCGGATAA
- a CDS encoding NRAMP family divalent metal transporter encodes MTNNTANGASCWRTRLRAMGPGIMMASAAVGGSHIIASTQAGALYGWQLALIIILANLFKYPFFRFGPQYTLETGKSLLEGYAEKGRIYLWVFFLMNLFATIINTAAVSVLCAAILSFVLPIGWSVNVLSAAVLASAVVLLLVGPYRTVDAVSKIIMISLTVTTVAAVAVAASNGAAVKPGFIEPNPWNLGALAFIVALMGWMPAPIEISAINSMWVATKRKLEHVSYEDGLFDFNVGYISTALLALVFLALGALVQYGSGIELKMSGAAYIGQLIDMYASTIGEWSHWLVTFIAFACMYGTTLTVLDGYSRTNMESFRLLLKGERSTNRIFAVWVVFAAVAGLCVVLFFKGAVLAMLKFAMIASFVSTPVFAWLNLSLVRKGRHALQPWLMWLAWVGLLYLSGFAVLFLLNQSGLVA; translated from the coding sequence ATGACAAACAACACTGCAAACGGTGCTTCGTGCTGGAGAACGCGGCTGCGGGCAATGGGGCCCGGCATCATGATGGCTTCGGCGGCAGTAGGCGGCTCGCACATTATTGCATCTACACAGGCAGGTGCGCTTTACGGCTGGCAACTTGCGTTGATTATTATTTTGGCAAACCTGTTTAAATATCCGTTTTTCCGTTTCGGGCCACAATATACTTTGGAAACCGGCAAAAGTCTGCTGGAAGGTTATGCGGAAAAAGGCCGCATATACCTTTGGGTGTTTTTCTTAATGAATCTGTTTGCCACCATCATCAACACTGCGGCGGTCAGCGTGCTGTGTGCGGCTATTTTGAGTTTCGTGTTGCCCATCGGTTGGTCGGTAAACGTGCTGTCGGCGGCAGTGCTGGCCTCGGCGGTCGTTCTGCTGCTGGTCGGCCCCTACCGAACGGTGGACGCGGTTTCAAAAATCATCATGATCAGTTTAACGGTAACCACCGTAGCGGCGGTGGCGGTAGCCGCTTCCAACGGTGCGGCCGTGAAGCCCGGTTTCATCGAACCGAACCCGTGGAACCTCGGCGCGCTGGCGTTTATCGTGGCACTGATGGGCTGGATGCCCGCACCGATTGAAATTTCGGCTATTAATTCGATGTGGGTCGCCACCAAACGCAAACTTGAGCATGTGAGCTATGAAGACGGATTGTTCGACTTCAACGTCGGCTATATCAGCACCGCACTGCTGGCTTTAGTATTTCTGGCATTGGGTGCATTGGTTCAATACGGTTCGGGTATCGAGTTGAAAATGTCGGGGGCAGCCTATATCGGCCAACTGATTGATATGTATGCTTCAACCATCGGAGAGTGGTCGCACTGGTTGGTTACCTTTATCGCTTTTGCCTGCATGTACGGAACAACGCTTACTGTTCTCGACGGTTATTCGCGTACCAATATGGAATCGTTCCGCCTGCTGCTCAAAGGCGAGCGCAGCACCAACCGTATTTTTGCAGTATGGGTTGTTTTTGCGGCCGTTGCCGGGTTGTGTGTGGTGCTGTTTTTTAAAGGCGCGGTGCTGGCGATGCTGAAATTTGCCATGATCGCCTCTTTTGTCAGCACGCCCGTATTTGCCTGGCTGAATCTGAGCTTGGTGCGCAAGGGACGACATGCATTGCAGCCGTGGCTGATGTGGCTGGCATGGGTAGGATTGCTCTATCTGAGCGGTTTTGCCGTGTTGTTTTTGCTTAACCAAAGCGGGCTGGTTGCCTAG
- the hemL gene encoding glutamate-1-semialdehyde 2,1-aminomutase, protein MNRNEALFNRAKAIIPGGVNSPVRAFGSVGGVPRFIKKAQGAYVWDENDTRYIDYVGSWGPAIVGHAHPEVIEAVREAALGGLSFGAPTEGEIVIAEEIAKLVPSVEQVRLVSSGTEATMSAIRLARGFTQRDKIIKFEGCYHGHSDSLLVKAGSGLLTFGNPSSAGVPADFTQHTLVLEYNNVAQLEETFAQIGSEIACVILEPFAGNMNLVRPSENFIKALRSLTEQHGAVLIYDEVMTGFRVALGGAQSLHGIKPDLTTMGKVIGGGMPLAAFGGRKDIMACISPLGGVYQAGTLSGNPVAVAAGLKTLEIIQREGFYENLTKLTEQLVNGFQTASKEAGVTFNADYVGGMFGLYFADSTPQSYADMTRSNIEDFKRFFHGMLERGVAFGPSAYEACFMSAAHTPELIDETVATAKEVFAEMAN, encoded by the coding sequence ATGAACCGCAACGAAGCATTGTTCAACCGTGCCAAAGCCATCATTCCCGGCGGTGTCAACTCGCCCGTGCGCGCATTCGGCAGCGTCGGCGGTGTGCCGCGCTTCATCAAAAAAGCCCAAGGCGCATATGTTTGGGACGAAAACGATACCCGTTATATCGACTATGTAGGCTCGTGGGGGCCCGCGATTGTCGGCCACGCCCATCCCGAAGTGATCGAAGCCGTGCGCGAAGCAGCCTTGGGCGGTTTGTCGTTCGGTGCGCCTACCGAAGGTGAAATCGTGATTGCCGAAGAAATCGCCAAACTCGTGCCCAGCGTGGAACAGGTGCGCCTCGTCAGCTCCGGTACCGAAGCCACCATGAGTGCCATCCGCTTGGCTCGCGGCTTTACCCAACGCGACAAAATCATCAAATTCGAAGGCTGCTACCACGGCCATTCCGACAGCCTGCTGGTTAAAGCGGGCAGCGGCCTGCTCACGTTCGGCAATCCCAGCTCCGCCGGCGTGCCCGCAGATTTCACCCAACACACGCTGGTTTTGGAATACAACAACGTCGCCCAGCTCGAAGAAACCTTCGCCCAAATCGGCAGCGAAATAGCCTGCGTGATTCTCGAACCGTTTGCCGGCAATATGAACTTGGTAAGGCCGTCTGAAAACTTCATCAAAGCCCTGCGTTCGCTTACCGAACAACACGGCGCGGTGTTGATTTACGACGAAGTGATGACCGGCTTCCGCGTGGCATTGGGCGGCGCGCAATCGCTGCACGGCATCAAACCCGACTTAACCACCATGGGCAAAGTGATCGGCGGCGGTATGCCGTTGGCGGCGTTCGGCGGCCGCAAAGACATCATGGCCTGCATCTCCCCGCTTGGCGGCGTGTATCAGGCAGGCACGCTGTCGGGCAACCCCGTGGCCGTGGCCGCCGGTTTGAAAACCCTAGAAATCATCCAGCGCGAAGGCTTCTACGAAAACCTTACCAAGCTCACCGAACAACTAGTTAACGGTTTTCAGACGGCCTCGAAAGAAGCCGGCGTTACCTTCAACGCCGATTACGTCGGCGGCATGTTCGGCCTCTATTTTGCCGACAGCACGCCGCAAAGCTATGCCGACATGACCCGCTCCAACATCGAAGATTTCAAACGCTTCTTCCACGGCATGCTCGAGCGCGGCGTGGCGTTCGGCCCCTCGGCCTACGAAGCCTGCTTCATGTCGGCCGCACATACGCCTGAATTGATAGACGAAACCGTTGCTACCGCCAAAGAAGTGTTTGCCGAGATGGCGAATTAG